In Lathamus discolor isolate bLatDis1 chromosome 1, bLatDis1.hap1, whole genome shotgun sequence, the following are encoded in one genomic region:
- the LOC136007176 gene encoding ovostatin-like: MWSRLLLSILSLNWIATVSSEPQYVLLVPTVVRSDAPQTACVQFHNLSEPLSLSIVLEYGSTRNTLFEKSVTKDDFFQCCEFKVPPATSDPLAFISFTAKGTTVNLAERRSVAIQNVDNTLFIQTDKPIYKPGQKVMFRVVSLDTQFRPVLETYPRVTVEDPEQNKIFQWLEVSSKHGIVQLSFPLIPEPILGSYRITVERKSGEKEDQFFTVKEYVLPKFEVTTSVPKRISFFDEEIRVKVCASYTYSQPVQGNARINVCQQHFYSPRCEQNQKETCEAVTGLLGKDGCLNTVISIKTFKLYRSYGRMYTSLNVESIVTENGTGIQMKSNDYVAVRQENDRVMFKNMDFYYKRGIPYYGEITVTDVDGKPIAGRTVVLELNEEYLANYTTNKNGTAAFSIDTSDFFDPSLKLRVREAPDDCADFFNWRNDNEPQALFFVQRFYSRTNSFVKIEPVKEKLSCGQQQMINVQYVLNKGSYRNAEHTNFYYVVMTKGKIILSGQKQVNITGAPRGAFSITLTVTEKLAPSARLLLYTVHPHGEIVADSTWIQSDVCFKNKLQLEFSEKQGLPGSKVGLHLKAAANSYCALRAVDQSVLLLHPARELSAERVYYQLRVSDLYGYYYNGLNLEDDKPEACTPIKTTFFDGLYYEPVNVSRDGDVYRIFKDMGLKVFTNSVLRKPVLCNEDKSDMEDYPVYFEHAGGYGSDNILDESRVLSGVSTVRKFFPETWIWDLLHTNSRGEANVFYTIPDTITEWKASAFCMQDDAGFGISSPVSLTAFQPFFVDLTLPYSVIRGEKFNLVANVFNYLNKCIQVSAILAKSSDYKAEILSPEGNTAKVCANERKTYIWAVSPQKLGEVKFTITAEAKLNTGGTGNSTSPEEETIRRDTLIQTLLVEPEGIKKELTQSSLICTKGTRISEPVSLSLPRNLVQGSARAYFSVIGDILGTALRNMENLLHMPYGCGEQNMALFTPSIYALDYLNKTGQMTEEIRVKGTGYLSTGYQKQLSYKHRDGSYSSFGKRDREGSVWLTAFVYKSFEQAKRYIYIDDEVQSQALIWLASKQKSDGCFENAGSHFNNALKGGEEGEYSLTAYIVAALLEAGHSAAHPVVQNGMNCLETAFSNGVHNLYNQALFAYAYGLADKEKRYQFFLEKLDKTATRNGASVHWQREKKPPAEHLPVFYSRASSAEVEMTSYVLLALLNKAKLTPEDLSYTSHIVHWLVKQQNPYGGFSSSQDTVVALQALAQYGYLTFFKNSLNTVKVNFMESPSKIFQVNEKNRFLLQQASLPAIPGNYSVEVNGTGCVYLQTTLRYNIHLPKKAAGFSLSVRPANVSCTSNFPPKFDLVISASYTGNRKVSNMAIIDVKMLSGFVPVRSSLEKLQYQNSVVDRVDIKNNHIFFYLQEVSQKEINFSFSVEQSLPVLDIKPVPVHMYDYYETDEYALAEYKSPCSSPSS; encoded by the exons ATGTGGTCAAGGCTGCTTCTGAGCATTCTGTCCTTGAACTGGATTGCCACAGTGTCTTCTGAACC TCAGTATGTACTACTGGTCCCAACAGTAGTGCGGAGCGATGCTCCGCAGACCGCTTGTGTGCAGTTCCACAACCTCAGTGAGCCTCTATCTCTGAGCATTGTCCTGGAATATGGCAGTACGCGGAATACTCTTTTTGAGAAATCAGTGACAAAGGATGATTTCTTCCAGTGCTGCGAGTTCAag gtTCCTCCTGCTACTTCTGACCCCCTAGCATTCATTTCCTTCACTGCCAAAGGCACCACAGTCAACTTAGCTGAGAGAAGATCAGTGGCGATTCAGAATGTGGATAATACTCTCTTCATCCAGACGGACAAACCTATCTACAAACCAGGGCAAAAAG TGATGTTTCGTGTGGTCAGTTTGGACACTCAGTTCAGACCTGTTCTGGAGACA taTCCCCGAGTCACCGTTGAG GATCCGGAGCAAAACAAGATCTTCCAGTGGCTGGAGGTCTCATCTAAGCATGGAATTGTCCAGCTCTCCTTTCCACTAATTCCAGAGCCTATTCTGGGGTCCTATCGCATCACTGTGGAGAGAAAATCGGGTGAAAAAGAGGACCAGTTCTTCACGGTGAAAGAATATG TGCTGCCAAAATTTGAAGTGACGACCAGTGTGCCGAAgaggatttctttctttgatgaaGAAATTAGGGTGAAAGTTTGTGCTTC GTACACTTACAGCCAACCAGTGCAAGGGAATGCCCGAATCAATGTGTGTCAGCAGCACTTTTACAGTCCACGATgtgagcaaaaccagaaagaaaccTGTGAAGCAGTCACTGGGCTG CTGGGGAAGGATGGCTGCCTCAATACTGTAATCTCCATCAAAACATTCAAGCTCTACCGCAGCTATGGCAGGATGTATACCAGCCTCAATGTAGAAAGCATTGTCACTGAAAATGGGACAG GTATCcagatgaaaagcaatgacTATGTTGCAGTCAGACAAGAAAATGACAGAGTGATGTTTAAGAATATGGATTTCTATTACAAGAGGGGAATTCCTTACTATGGTGAG ATCACTGTGACAGATGTGGATGGCAAGCCCATTGCTGGTAGGACTGTCGTGCTAGAGCTCAATGAAGAATATCTAGCCAACTATACCACCAACAAGAAtggcactgctgctttttccatcGACACATCCGACTTCTTTGATCCCAGTTTAAAGTTGAGA GTCAGGGAGGCACCAGATGACTGTGCAGACTTCTTCAACTGGAGGAATGATAATGAGCCCCAAGCCTTATTCTTTGTCCAGCGTTTCTACTCGCGGACAAACAGCTTTGTGAAGATTGAGCCAGTGAAGGAGAAGCTCAGCTGTGGCCAACAGCAAATGATCAATGTTCAATATGTCCTGAACAAAGGGAGCTACAGGAATGCTGAGCACACAAACTTCTACTATGTG GTgatgacaaaaggaaaaataattctcaGTGGCCAGAAGCAAGTGAACATCACTGGTG CTCCCAGAGGTGCATTCTCCATCACACTGACTGTCACTGAGAAGCTTGCCCCCAGTGCCAGACTGTTGCTCTACACAGTGCATCCTCATGGGGAGATAGTGGCTGACAGCACTTGGATACAGAGCGATGTATGCTTCAAAAACAAG CTCCAGCTCGAGTTCTCTGAGAAGCAGGGTCTCCCTGGCTCTAAAGTCGGTCTCCACCTTAAAGCTGCTGCCAACTCCTACTGTGCCCTGCGAGCTGTAGACCAGAGCGTCCTCCTTCTTCATCCTGCACGGGAGTTATCTGCTGAGAGA GTGTACTACCAGCTTCGTGTGAGTGATTTATATGGCTATTACTACAATGGGCTCAACCTGGAAGATGACAAGCCAGAGGCATGTACCCCAATCAAAACCACCTTTTTTGATGGCTTGTACTATGAACCTGTGAATGTCAGTCGTGATGGTGATGTCTACAGGATTTTCAAG GATATGGGCCTTAAGGTTTTCACCAACTCTGTGCTGCGGAAGCCAGTTCTGTGCAATGAAGACAAATCAGATATGGAAGATTATCCTGTCTATTTTGAACATGCCGGTGGCTATGGTTCAG ACAATATTCTAGATGAGTCGAGGGTTCTTTCTGGAGTTAGCACTGTTCGAAAATTCTTCCCTGAGACCTGGATTTGGGATCTGCTTCATACCaa ttCCAGAGGAGAAGCAAATGTCTTTTACACCATTCCTGACACCATCACAGAATGGAAAGCCAGTGCATTCTGCATGCAGGATGATGCTGGTTTTGGCATCTCTTCACCTGTTTCATTGACAGCATTCCAACCATTCTTTGTGGATCTCACCTTGCCATACTCTGTCATTCGAGGGGAAAAATTTAATTTAGTAGCCAATGTCTTCAATTACCTCAACAAATGCATCCAG GTCAGCGCCATACTAGCAAAGTCGAGTGACTACAAGGCAGAAATCCTTTCACCAGAGGGCAACACAGCAAAGGTGTGTgccaatgaaagaaaaacctatATTTGGGCAGTTAGCCCCCAAAAACTCG GTGAGGTGAAATTCACAATTACTGCTGAGGCCAAACTGAACACTGGAGGTACTGGAAACAGCACATCCCCAGAAGAGGAGACAATTCGCAGGGACACCCTGATTCAAACTCTGCTTGTTGAG CCTGAAGGCATTAAAAAGGAATTGACTCAGAGCTCCCTCATCTGTACAAAAG GCACAAGAATCTCTGAACCCGTGTCTCTCAGCCTGCCAAGAAACCTAGTGCAGGGATCAGCCAGAGCTTATTTTTCCGTCATTG GAGACATTTTGGGTACAGCCTTGAGGAACATGGAGAACCTCCTCCATATGCCTTATGGTTGTGGAGAACAGAACATGGCTTTGTTCACACCCAGCATCTATGCCCTGGATTATCTGAATAAGACTGGGCAGATGACTGAAGAGATCAGAGTCAAGGGTACTGGATATTTATCTACAG GGTACCAAAAACAGCTATCATACAAACACCGGGATGGATCTTACAGCTCTTTTGGGAAGCGAGATAGGGAAGGGAGTGTATG GCTCACTGCCTTTGTGTACAAGTCATTTGAACAAGCCAAACGCTACATCTACATAGATGATGAAGTCCAGTCTCAAGCTTTGATCTGGCTGGCAAGCAAGCAGAAGTCAGATGGCTGCTTTGAAAATGCTGGGTCACATTTTAACAATGCTCTCAAG gGTGGAGAAGAGGGTGAATACTCACTCACAGCCTACATTGTGGCAGCATTGCTGGAGGCTGGACACTCTGCTGCG CATCCTGTTGTCCAGAATGGCATGAACTGTTTGGAGACTGCATTTAGCAATGGAGTCCATAACCTGTATAACCAGGCCCTCTTTGCCTATGCTTATGGCTTAGCtgacaaagagaaaagataCCAATTCTTCCTTGAGAAGCTAGACAAGACAGCTACTAGAAATG gtgCTTCAGTTCACtggcagagagaaaagaagccACCAGCAGAACATTTACCTGTCTTCTATTCCCGTGCCTCTTCTGCTGAGGTTGAAATGACCAGCTATGTGCTCCTGGCTTTGCTCAATAAAGCAAAACTCACTCCAGAAGATTTATCTTACACTTCTCACATTGTGCACTGGCTTGTCAAACAGCAAAACCCATATGGCGGTTTCTCTTCCAGCCAG GACACTGTTGTTGCTCTCCAAGCTTTAGCCCAGTATGGATACCTCACCTTCTTTAAAAACAGTCTTAACACAGTCAAAGTCAACTTCATGGAATCACCCAGTAAGATTTTCCAGGTGAATGAAAAGAACCGCTTCTTACTGCAGCAGGCTTCCTTACCCGCTATTCCAGGGAATTACAGTGTGGAAGTGAACGGCACTGGCTGTGTCTATCTGCAG ACCACACTGAGATACAACATCCATCTGCCAAAAAAAGCTGCAGGATTTTCTCTCTCCGTACGGCCAGCCAATGTATCTTGCACAAGCAACTTCCCACCAAAGTTTGACCTTGTCATCTCTGCCAG TTACACAGGAAACCGCAAAGTCTCCAACATGGCTATTATTGACGTGAAGATGCTCTCGGGTTTTGTTCCTGTAAGGTCTTCCCTGGAAAAG CTTCAGTACCAGAATTCTGTTGTGGATCGTGTAGACATCAAGAACAACCACATCTTTTTCTACCTTCAGGAG GTTTCCCAGAAGGAAATAAACTTCTCCTTCAGTGTGGAGCAAAGCCTGCCTGTCTTGGATATCAAACCAGTGCCAGTACATATGTATGATTACTACGAAACAG atgAATACGCCCTTGCAGAATACAAATCACCCTGCTCCTCACCTTCCAGCTGA